A single Fusarium oxysporum Fo47 chromosome IV, complete sequence DNA region contains:
- a CDS encoding guanylate kinase yields the protein MSTGTCCLEPSPFFHHAERVLVHTDTRPIIVSGHSGVGKGTLIQRLKDNHPTVFSSAVSHTTRQPRPGEAEGVAYFFRSPPEIHTMIMRKEFVEHTYFNGNYYGTSKKVMATLMKEGLTPILDIEMEGVKAMRSSGLEARYVFLKPPSLEILEVRLRARGIEDEANISQRLAQAKLELELAETGVHDIIIVNDDLDEAYRQLEDFAIHASKKRKAGSMC from the coding sequence ATGAGCACAGGAACGTGTTGTCTTGAGCCTTCTCCTTTCTTTCATCATGCTGAACGTGTTCTAGTACATACTGATACTCGTCCCATTATTGTGTCGGGTCACTCTGGCGTTGGCAAGGGTACTCTGATCCAAAGGCTGAAGGATAATCATCCGACCGTCTTTTCTTCGGCTGTCTCGCACACAACACGCCAGCCGCGACCTGGCGAGGCTGAGGGAGTCGCCTACTTTTTTCGCTCCCCGCCCGAGATTCACACTATGATAATGCGGAAAGAGTTCGTCGAACACACCTATTTCAACGGCAACTACTATGGCACGAGCAAGAAAGTCATGGCTACACTGATGAAGGAGGGGCTGACTCCCATATTGGACATTGAGATGGAAGGCGTCAAGGCGATGAGATCTTCAGGCTTGGAAGCTCGCTATGTCTTCCTCAAGCCCCCGAGTCTCGAGATACTCGAAGTCAGACTTCGGGCCCGCGGAATAGAAGATGAGGCAAACATCTCGCAGCGTTTAGCACAAGCCAAGctcgagcttgagcttgcagAGACTGGAGTGCACGATATTATCATCGTCAACGAtgatcttgatgaagcgTATCGACAGCTGGAGGACTTTGCTATTCATGcttcaaagaaacgcaaaGCAGGTAGCATGTGCTGA
- a CDS encoding amino acid permease-domain-containing protein — translation MSSQSDIEKKPTMTNVEQNHENLQELGYTPELKRNFSAVSMLATCVSLMATWEALCSTMATGLISGGPVSLIYGAIVAAIGSICSALSLAELASATFGWITVTGSAPFLAGTMIQGLLVLNYPETYVYERWHGTLLYWAVLVVAAVVCIFCSHILPLVEKISMSLHIALFFVILIVMCAVSPTKNSASYVFTTFENNSGWASDGAAWCIGMLSSCYVLIGYDGATHLSEEMRNPEIGIPYAMVGSVVLNGFLGFCFLIALLFCMGDITAALQTTTGFPIIEIFYSVTRSHAGASAMSASVVLMASLATIPLLASAARVMWAFARDQGLPFSNTLSKVEKKRGIPTVAILVTLVILILLGLINIGSTTAFNAILSLAVVGLQISYLVPILLLIWRRFKTPESLAWGPFRLGKAGLFVNIIATLYLVFTSVFSLFPPYQPVTPQNMNYASLVLGATLIFGLVYWLLFARKTYAGALNEMDGVAANATEVAKG, via the exons ATGTCGTCGCAATCTGATATCGAGAAAAAGCCAACTATGACAAACGTGGAGCAGAATCATGAAAATTTACAGGAGTTGGGGTACACGCCTGAACTCAAG CGCAACTTCTCGGCTGTTTCTATGCTTGCAACATGCGTATCACTGATGGCGACGTGGGAAGCTCTTTGCAG CACGATGGCTACTGGTTTGATCAGCGGAGGTCCCGTCTCATTGATATATGGAGCTATTGTAGCTGCGATTGGCTCGATTTGTTCCGCCCTCTCTCTAGCCGAATTGGCGTCTGC CACCTTTGGTTGGATCACTGTCACAGGCAGTGCCCCGTTTCTCGCAGGTACGATGATCCAAGGCCTACTTGTTCTCAACTACCCCGAAACATACGTTTACGAACGTTGGCATGGAACACTACTCTACTGGGCTGTGCTCGTTGTCGCAGCAGTCGTCTGCATTTTCTGCAGCCACATCCTTCCcttggttgagaagatcTCGATGTCACTCCATATTGCTCTGTTTTTCGtcattctcatcgtcatgTGTGCCGTCTCACCTACCAAGAACTCTGCGTCATACGTGTTCACTACCTTCGAGAATAACTCAGGTTGGGCCAGCGATGGTGCTGCTTGGTGCATCGGTATGCTGAGTTCCTGTTACGTCTTGATCGGCTACGACGGAGCAACACATCTCAGTGAGGAGATGAGGAATCCGGAAATCGGCATCCCATATGCCATGGTTGGCAGTGTGGTTCTCAACGGCTTTCTGGGGTTCTGCTTCCTGATTGCGCTGTTGTTCTGCATGGGAGACATCACTGCAGCGTTACAAACCACAACCGGGTTTCCAATCATTGAGATCTTTTACAGTGTCACAAGAAGTCATGCAGGGGCTTCAGCAATGTCGGCTTCAGTTGTTCTTATGGCTAGTCTAGCCACCATCCCGTTGCTGGCGTCAGCGGCACGCGTTATGTGGGCTTTTGCGAGAGACCAAG GTCTACCATTTTCCAACACTCTCTCAAAAGTCGAAAAGAAACGTGGCATCCCAACCGTAGCGATCCTCGTCACATTGGTCATTTTGATACTCCTCGGACTGATCAACATCGGCTCTACAACTGCGTTCAACGCCATCCTATCCCTTGCCGTAGTTGGTCTGCAGATATCATATCTGGTTCctattcttcttctcatctggCGTCGTTTCAAAACTCCTGAATCACTGGCCTGGGGACCCTTCCGGCTTGGAAAAGCCGGTCTTTTTGTTAACATCATCGCTACGTTGTACTTGGTTTTCACAAGTGTTTTCTCGCTTTTCCCGCCCTACCAACCTGTTACACCGCAGAACATGAACTATGCGTCACTTGTGTTGGGAGCAACTCTCATCTTTGGGCTCGTGTATTGGTTGTTGTTTGCGAGGAAGACATACGCGGGAGCGTTGAACGAGATGGATGGGGTAGCTGCGAATGCCACTGAGGTAGCAAAGGGATAG
- a CDS encoding ring hydroxylating alpha subunit-domain-containing protein, which yields MFQFLSQSKAAPATTDVPRALPASWYREPAMYELERRAVFSKRWLLVTHKSRFNKTGDYVRYQEAGFSFFLCQDREGNLNGFHNICRHRAYPVITKDEGNAKILACQYHGWSYGLSGKLAKAPRFENMDTFDTDSNGLFKVHVYVDHRGFVWINLDGNETPVPWEADFKGADKQPRLDNFNMDDYSFDHAWDMNGNYNWKTLVDNYNECYHCSVAHPGIAATSDLKTYKVETKGGQIQHYVQDKPGKESGLDVAPTFFFPNASVTMTTKYFYLMRVVPTSATTTSMQYEVYRHKDATDEEFQEIDQFFKQVESEDKDLCNAAQKNLNAGVYVTGDLNSFNEKGVLYFQRLLKGAVVQHRKEEQKDGKEIWPATRIAARSGIQEEVEFCQGLCQSTNKEIEW from the exons ATGTTCCAATTTCTTTCTCAAAGCAAGGCTGCTCCAGCCACCACTGACGTACCTCGTGCCCTGCCAGCATCTTGGTACCGAGAACCTGCTATGTACGAGTTAGAAAGACGAGCCGTGTTCTCCAAGCGGTGGCTCCTAGTTACTCATAAGAGCCGATTCAACAAGACGGGAGATTATGTCAGATATCAGGAAGCCggcttctctttcttcctctgtcAAGATAGGGAAGGTAACCTGAATGGTTTCCATAACATCTGTCGCCATCGTGCGTATCCTGTTATCACTAAAGACGAAGGCAATGCTAAAATTCTTGCTTGTCAATATCATG GCTGGTCATACGGTCTCAGTGGTAAACTCGCAAAAGCTCCTCGGTTTGAGAATATGGATACTTTCGACACGGATAGCAATGGTTTGTTCAAGGTTCACGTCTATGTTGACCATAGAGGCTTTGTATGGATCAACCTTGACGGCAATGAAACGCCAGTGCCATGGGAGGCCGATTTCAAGGGTGCCGACAAGCAACCCAGACTTGATAACTTCAATATGGATGATTACTCCTTCGACCATGCCTGGGACATGAATGGGAACTATAACTGGAAGACTTTAGTCGACAATTACAACGAG TGCTATCACTGCTCGGTGGCTCATCCTGGAATCGCTGCTACTTCTGATCTCAAGACTTACAAAGTCGAGACCAAGGGAGGGCAGATCCAACATTACGTGCAAGACAAACCAGGAAAAGAATCTGGCCTCGATGTTGCACCGACCTTTTTCTTCCCCAATGCATCAGTTACCATGAC AACCAAATACTTCTATCTCATGCGTGTTGTCCCAACATCAGCAACCACAACATCAATGCAATACGAAGTCTATCGCCACAAAGACGCAACGGATGAAGAGTTCCAAGAAATTGACCAGTTCTTCAAGCAAGTTGAATCTGAAGACAAAGACCTTTGCAATGCGGCCCAGAAGAACCTTAACGCAGGGGTCTATGTCACAGGAGACCTGAATTCGTTTAACGAAAAGGGCGTGTTATACTTTCAGAGATTGCTCAAGGGTGCAGTTGTTCAGCATCGAAAGGAGGAgcaaaaggatggcaaggaGATTTGGCCAGCAACGCGTATTGCAGCAAGAAGTGGAATccaggaagaggttgagtTTTGTCAGGGGCTTTGTCAGTCGACGAACAAAGAAATTGAATGGTGA
- a CDS encoding putative serine protein kinase: protein MSTSPPPTPPSRAPGDQERRFKDIRSPCEWIEYYRPGGFHPVHLGDLFNDGQFKVIRKLGEGAYSTVWLAHDLRNSRYVAVKILISENTETSHELRILHHLAKVAPQDGVRHITQLFTEFKHKGPNGIHKCLVFEPMGPSVNSMGLAFLHKNGVAHGDFQPGNILFSVQSMYSLDEASLRQEENVQTKSISPPVERLDGKQDKWAPRYLCLAQPLAPFASISENLQVKLSDMGGAYFLDDPPEKPITPLGLRAPELVLKREVDKSLDIWSFGCLVFELVTGQPLFCIPAYDDRTEEDDNHILELQAKLGPLPDELYSHWETSSRYYTKDRKLYNCQLGGVGEGQEPLMLEQTSMEKAFDLTTPDLADEEAEKVKRLIRRILQYDPSKRPTIKDILCDPWFAED from the exons ATGAGCACTTCACCTCCACCAACCCCACCTTCAAGGGCACCGGGTGACCAAGAGCGGCGATTCAAGGATATTAGGTCGCCTTGCGAATGGATAGAGTACTACCGCCCAGGCGGCTTCCATCCTGTACACCTCGGTGATTTATTCAATGATGGCCAGTTCAAGGTGATCCGGAAACTTGGAGAGGGTGCTTACTCAACTGTCTGGCTTGCGCACGACCTGAG AAACTCTCGCTATGTTGCCGTCAAGATTCTTATCTCAGAGAATACAGAGACCAGCCACGAGTTACGCATCTTGCACCATCTCGCCAAGGTTGCCCCCCAGGATGGGGTTCGGCACATCACTCAACTTTTCACAGAGTTTAAGCACAAAGGCCCAAACGGTATCCACAAGTGCCTTGTTTTTGAACCCATGGGTCCATCTGTAAACTCCATG GGGCTGGCATTCCTACACAAGAATGGTGTTGCACACGGAGATTTCCAGCCCGGCAACATCTTATTTTCAGTTCAATCTATGTATTCCCTTGATGAAGCGTCCCTCCGCCAGGAAGAGAACGTCCAGACAAAGTCAATCTCGCCTCCTGTAGAGAGACTTGATGGCAAGCAAGACAAATGGGCCCCGCGATATCTCTGCCTTGCACAACCATTAGCACCCTTCGCGAGCATTTCCGAGAACCTTCAGGTCAAGCTATCTGATATGGGTGGTG CCTACTTTCTTGACGATCCTCCCGAGAAGCCTATCACCCCACTTGGCTTGCGGGCGCCGGAGCTTGTTCTCAAGAGAGAGGTGGACAAGTCTCTCGACATCTGGAGTTTTGGTTGTCTTGTTTTTGAACTCGTCACCGGACAACCTCTGTTCTGTATTCCTGCATACGACGACAGgaccgaagaagatgacaaCCATATTCTTGAGCTCCAGGCGAAGCTTGGCCCACTTCCTGATGAACTTTATAGCCACTGGGAAACCTCTTCGCGGTACTACACTAAGGACAGAAAGCTTTATAATTGCCAGCTTGGCGGCGTCGGCGAGGGTCAAGAGCCGCTTATGCTAGAACAGACTTCTATGGAGAAAGCCTTTGACTTAACAACCCCGGACTtggctgatgaggaggcagagaaggTTAAAAGACTGATTCGTCGAATTCTTCAGTATGACCCTTCTAAAAGACCTACAATCAAGGATATTCTATGTGATCCCTGGTTTGCAGAGGATTAA
- a CDS encoding uncharacterized protein (expressed protein) produces MMENLEAPHPYGILQWLQMAEFRAFAFDNLRVDCVKTWAGYKTQVHPWWIFLLLGRFIATMLGQEKFECTVGGNRYQCPRPEEEKMELEYRYDEWAYETDDVSIDRPYEYGDLLN; encoded by the coding sequence ATGATGGAAAATCTCGAAGCTCCCCACCCTTACGGAATTCTGCAATGGCTTCAAATGGCAGAGTTTCGCGCCTTTGCCTTTGATAACCTGCGGGTTGACTGTGTCAAGACCTGGGCTGGTTACAAAACCCAAGTCCACCCCTGGTGGATTTTCCTCCTCCTAGGAAGGTTTATCGCGACGATGCTTGGCCAAGAGAAGTTTGAATGCACAGTCGGTGGGAACCGCTACCAGTGTCCTAGacctgaagaagagaagatggagCTGGAGTACAGGTATGATGAATGGGCATATGAGACGGACGATGTGTCAATCGACAGGCCTTATGAGTATGGAGATTTATTAAACTAA
- a CDS encoding fungal-specific transcription factor domain-containing protein: MTMTGPNKIVKRQAGKDSKSSSRPSSGGALCKTCTPCRQKKVRCDGTRPQCVECSTNSLPCVYPHDARREPRPSRARVQSLEATVAAMLDHMKAAGILTSEMQSAWTAELMDTDHPSRASQDYTTHGLSRLASTAAIASPLPTPTASTAAQEMGASFLSSPPRSSVGPTDETKPRLDSFNTILSRTTQTQLDSTELAPVKLVPRPISNDGNGDGTGLSPSEARVAGVFHENGYVSAVHGLASIMNPTSRAQHRENINKMTRKGDDAISASKARLISNAALQRQREARMFRNPRDLMDLDGVDPELAKHLLDLHFNRQHYAYLISYRPAIMDSLASGGGPFANKLLLNAIFYSTSLYSDRPSLRADPDDPQSVGRRFYDRFRELLIDELDKPSIPSALALLLTSVSLVSQGKPSAGWSLSGTAHRMIIDLGCHLMLGPDYESTGGVNEQRVLRTDLEQEMRKRLYWAAFTTDATQALYLGRPCMFASAQARVPLQLLDTFEELEEWEPYIDPKSPASAPPPYGRQPAHAVSTFSSLVRILQISTRINDLYGIQCVKYTTEYLLNKKESIERELEKWQTSLPSHLCFDPDDTLTITPPPHQITPHTTFHALTILLHRAFLEEGHLRRHTDETAKRRGEEACIQSALMIQKLVRRYRESFTLRRAPFLLSYAVYSAVIVILRQERHERGQFTEPISFFWTCLSELQVGCNFGLKKPLSVLQDMVREFQTSIKESGSTGTEQPQPAGLDESFFFPLAMAPAASAIAPNNTNTSTPTGAYVSATASDYIPHMDHFDPAFGHSPGLLDFLNDQEKDISQDALYGLFAPSQPFP, translated from the exons ATGACAATGACGGGCCCAAACAAGATCGTCAAACGTCAAGCGGGCAAGGACTCAAAGAGTTCTTCGCGCCCTTCGTCCGGCGGCGCTCTCTGCAAGACCTGCACGCCATGTCGCCAGAAGAAAGTCCGCTGCGACGGCACGCGCCCGCAGTGCGTAGAGTGCAGCACCAACAGCCTTCCCTGCGTATACCCTCACGATGCCCGCCGAGAACCTCGACCGTCGCGCGCGCGCGTGCAAAGCCTCGAGGCGACAGTCGCCGCTATGCTCGATCACATGAAGGCCGCCGGCATCCTTACGTCCGAGATGCAGTCTGCGTGGACGGCGGAGCTAATGGATACGGATCACCCGTCCCGCGCTTCGCAGGATTATACTACCCATGGACTGAGCCGTCTTGCTTCGACTGCTGCTATTGCGAGTCCGCTTCCGACACCGACTGCTTCTACAGCTGCGCAGGAAATGGGCGCTAGTTTTCTTTCTTCGCCGCCGAGGAGTAGCGTTGGGCCAACGGATGAGACGAAACCTCGACTCGATAGCTTCAATACGATTCTCTCACGAACGACACAGACACAACTCGATTCTACAGAACTCGCGCCTGTCAAATTAGTCCCTCGCCCTATAAGCAACGACGGTAATGGTGACGGCACCGGTCTATCGCCAAGCGAAGCTCGAGTAGCTGGTGTCTTCCACGAGAACGGCTATGTCTCTGCGGTCCACGGTCTAGCCAGTATCATGAACCCGACATCACGCGCACAGCACCGAGAGAATATCAATAAGATGACACGAAAAGGCGACGATGCTATATCAGCTTCGAAAGCTCGACTTATAAGCAATGCTGCGCTACAACGGCAGCGAGAGGCGCGCATGTTTCGCAACCCACGAGACCTGATGGACTTGGATGGTGTAGACCCAGAACTTGCTAAGCATCTTCTCGACTTGCACTTTAATCGACAACATTATGCATACCTTATCTCATACCGACCTGCTATTATGGACAGTCTTGCCAGTGGTGGTGGCCCTTTTGCGAACAAGCTCCTACTCAATGCTATTTTCTACTCGACTTCCTTATACAGCGACCGCCCATCCCTCCGCGCCGATCCCGATGATCCTCAAAGTGTTGGAAGACGCTTCTATGATCGATTCCGAGAACTTTTGATAGACGAACTCGACAAGCCTAGTATTCCTTCTGCTCTTGCACTGCTGCTTACAAGTGTATCGCTTGTATCACAAGGCAAACCCAGTGCAGGTTGGAGTCTGTCAGGAACAGCGCATCGTATGATCATTGATCTGGGATGCCATCTTATGCTTGGCCCTGATTATGAGAGCACAGGCGGTGTCAACGAGCAACGTGTGCTACGGACGGATCTGGAGCAGGAGATGCGAAAGCGTCTTTACTGGGCTGCTTTTACTACCGATGCCACTCAAGCGTTGTACCTTGGCCGTCCCTGCATGTTTGCATCTGCACAAGCTAGAGTTcctctccagcttcttgatacTTTCGAGGAGCTAGAAGAATGGGAACCTTATATCGACCCCAAGtcaccagcttcagctcCCCCGCCATACGGTCGCCAGCCTGCCCACGCTGTTTCCACGTTTAGCAGTCTGGTGAGGATATTGCAAATCTCGACAAGGATCAATGACCTCTATGGCATCCAATGTGTCAAATACACAACAGAgtatcttctcaacaagaaggagtCCATCGAGAGagagcttgagaagtggCAGACGAGTCTTCCCAGCCACCTATGCTTCGACCCCGACGATACTCTCACCATCACACCCCCACCCCATCAAATCACCCCACA TACGACATTCCATGCTCTCACCATTCTGCTACACCGCGCATTCCTCGAGGAAGGTCACCTTCGCCGCCACACCGACGAGACCGCGAAGCGCCGCGGTGAAGAAGCGTGCATTCAAAGCGCTCTCATGATCCAGAAGCTCGTACGTCGATACCGTGAATCGTTCACTCTTCGTCGCGCACCCTTCCTCCTCTCATACGCAGTCTACTCCGCCGTCATCGTCATTCTTCGCCAAGAGCGCCACGAGCGAGGTCAATTCACAGAgcccatctccttcttctggacATGTCTCAGCGAACTCCAAGTAGGATGCAACTTTGGTCTCAAGAAGCCCCTCAGCGTTCTCCAGGACATGGTGCGCGAGTTCCAGACCAGTATCAAGGAGAGTGGTTCCACTGGTACAGAACAACCCCAGCCTGCTGGTCTCGATGagagtttcttcttccctctcgCCATGGCACCCGCTGCATCTGCTATTGCGCCTAATAACACCAACACTTCTACGCCAACGGGTGCTTACGTTTCTGCTACTGCATCAGATTATATCCCGCATATGGATCACTTTGACCCGGCGTTTGGCCACTCACCGGGTTTGCTGGATTTCTTGAATGACCAGGAGAAGGACATCTCGCAGGATGCGCTTTATGGATTGTTTGCGCCGTCGCAGCCTTTCCCGTGA
- a CDS encoding NUDIX hydrolase domain-like protein, with the protein MSAEAPHPRVGVAALIYNREGKFLTGKRIGSHGAGTLQLPGGHLEYGESFLACAERETLEETGLKVKALQHVATTNDVFETEKKHYITIFVSCQMVNESDQPQILEPQKCEGWYWKSWDDLKKIHATEKNGEKLFLPLINLLAQGQTVEDLKVKV; encoded by the exons ATGTCTGCAGAAGCTCCTCACCCCCGCGTCGGCGTCGCCGCCCTCATTTACAACCGCGAAGGCAAGTTTCTCACTGGAAAGCGGATAGGGAGTCACGGAGCCG GCACTCTTCAGTTACCAGGAGGTCATCTCGAGTACGGCGAGAGCTTTCTCGCGTGCGCGGAGCGAGAAACCCTTGAAGAAACAggtctcaaggtcaaggctcttCAGCACGTTGCCACTACGAACGATGTATTTGAAACAGAGAAGAAGCACTACATCACAATTTTTGTGTCCTGCCAGATGGTTAATGAGAGCGACCAACCCCAG ATCCTTGAACCACAGAAGTGTGAGGGCTGGTACTGGAAGTCATGggatgatctcaagaagaTTCATGCTACGGAAAAGAACGGGGAGAAGTTGTTTTTGCCGCTCATCAATCTGTTGGCGCAGGGACAAACTGTGGAGGATTTGAAGGTTAAGGTGTAG